One Streptomyces lincolnensis genomic region harbors:
- a CDS encoding BACON domain-containing protein, with protein sequence MMSSSPETSTRATGAHRAHREGRDRAAARTLAQRPPARYEPYLDGLFTYCLSVLCDHDTATDALGDVLALAEKRRGPDAAGDRRAWLYALARWACLRKLAEAKQKRQATHAAGRSGAEKEQPPTPPVSEEAREQRHRELALLAWPEAAGTSPEQREALELAVRHHLAAHEVAAVLGLDVAAARELLSSAACEVERTRAALAVVETGGCPSVARLTGDNQLVLSTALRRELVRHVDDCPRCRRTAERAVPGRWPGAAVTPAELPVLQAPRAAVRMAMAHLPRARGIVPRFDRRGFPMDPKDRAARRDRLRARAVTTTVVATVVAAPVLALWAAYRGTPTGEGPGGTSASASEAHGSDALGGEAAGGGYENAGNASTRPDGRFTKGDRPDVSVEVISVAGAGRKGAGHLEVAAGNDGDTTLITLTATGSAPVRWSATTGVDWLYFSQSSGTLAPGESLTIKVYVDRLREPSGSWDARVAIAPAGAVVSIEGYGTAPGPSDPVPGNPGPGYPGPGPGHGDPSDPPPSDPGPSDPGDPGGPTPPPSDPPPTDPPPSSDPEPTPSDPAPSDPGSPTPPPSDGGDPSPSTS encoded by the coding sequence GTGATGAGCAGCAGTCCGGAGACCTCGACCCGCGCCACCGGCGCACACCGGGCGCACCGTGAGGGGCGCGACCGCGCGGCGGCGCGGACGCTGGCGCAACGCCCGCCCGCGCGCTACGAGCCGTACCTCGACGGCCTGTTCACCTACTGCCTGTCCGTACTGTGCGACCACGACACCGCGACCGACGCTCTGGGCGACGTCCTCGCGCTCGCCGAGAAACGCCGCGGCCCGGACGCGGCCGGGGACCGCAGGGCCTGGCTGTACGCCCTGGCCCGCTGGGCGTGCCTGCGCAAGCTGGCCGAGGCCAAGCAGAAACGTCAGGCCACCCACGCGGCGGGGCGATCCGGCGCCGAGAAGGAGCAGCCTCCGACCCCGCCCGTCTCCGAGGAGGCCCGGGAACAGCGGCACCGTGAACTCGCCCTGCTCGCCTGGCCGGAGGCCGCCGGCACCAGCCCGGAGCAGCGCGAGGCCCTCGAACTCGCCGTCCGCCACCACCTCGCCGCCCACGAGGTCGCCGCCGTTCTCGGCCTGGACGTGGCCGCCGCCCGCGAGCTGCTGTCCTCCGCCGCCTGCGAGGTCGAGCGGACCCGCGCGGCGCTCGCCGTCGTCGAGACGGGCGGCTGCCCGAGCGTGGCCCGCCTCACCGGTGACAACCAGCTGGTGCTCAGCACGGCCCTGCGCCGCGAACTCGTCCGGCACGTCGACGACTGCCCGCGCTGCCGCCGTACCGCCGAGCGCGCGGTGCCCGGCCGTTGGCCCGGTGCCGCCGTCACCCCCGCCGAGCTGCCCGTCCTCCAGGCGCCCCGTGCGGCCGTGCGCATGGCGATGGCGCACCTCCCACGCGCGCGGGGCATCGTGCCCCGCTTCGACCGGCGCGGCTTCCCGATGGACCCCAAGGACCGCGCCGCGCGAAGGGACCGCCTTCGCGCGCGTGCCGTCACCACGACCGTCGTCGCCACCGTCGTCGCCGCCCCCGTGCTCGCCCTGTGGGCCGCCTACCGGGGCACGCCGACCGGCGAGGGCCCGGGCGGCACCTCCGCCAGTGCCAGCGAGGCACACGGCTCCGACGCCCTGGGCGGCGAGGCGGCGGGCGGCGGCTACGAGAACGCCGGCAACGCCAGCACCAGGCCCGACGGCCGCTTCACCAAGGGCGACAGGCCCGATGTCTCGGTGGAGGTCATCAGCGTCGCCGGAGCAGGGCGGAAGGGCGCCGGACATCTGGAGGTCGCGGCCGGCAACGACGGCGACACCACCCTGATCACCCTCACCGCGACCGGCTCCGCGCCGGTGCGCTGGTCGGCGACCACCGGGGTGGACTGGCTCTACTTCAGCCAGTCGTCGGGAACCCTCGCCCCGGGCGAATCGTTGACGATCAAGGTGTACGTCGACCGGCTGCGCGAACCCTCCGGCTCCTGGGACGCGCGCGTGGCGATCGCACCCGCCGGCGCCGTCGTCTCCATCGAGGGCTACGGCACCGCACCAGGCCCGTCCGACCCCGTACCCGGCAACCCGGGCCCCGGCTATCCCGGCCCGGGTCCCGGCCACGGCGACCCGAGCGACCCGCCCCCGTCCGACCCCGGTCCCTCCGATCCCGGAGACCCGGGAGGCCCGACACCCCCGCCCTCCGACCCTCCGCCGACCGACCCGCCCCCGTCGTCGGACCCGGAGCCGACCCCGAGCGACCCGGCGCCGTCCGACCCGGGAAGCCCGACGCCGCCGCCGTCCGACGGCGGCGACCCCAGCCCGTCCACGTCGTAG
- a CDS encoding TetR/AcrR family transcriptional regulator, translating into MTDATARKRGRPRRTESDAVGTRDRILDAARQQFSESGFEKTSVRAIAKAAGVDAALVHHYFGTKDQVFEAAVEVAFAPAVKVRDAVLEGPLDKAGERMTRTIFGLWENPVTRKPLLAIVRSAVNNEAAAAVFRRLISTQLLRRIAGELDAPDAELRAELAAAQLVGVAMMRYVIKIEPVASADLEEIIARVAPVVQGHLTNP; encoded by the coding sequence GTGACCGACGCCACGGCCCGCAAGCGGGGCCGGCCCCGGCGTACCGAATCGGACGCGGTCGGCACCCGCGACCGCATCCTGGACGCGGCCCGCCAGCAGTTCTCCGAGAGCGGCTTCGAGAAGACGTCCGTGCGCGCCATCGCCAAGGCCGCCGGGGTGGACGCGGCGCTCGTCCACCACTACTTCGGCACCAAGGACCAGGTCTTCGAGGCGGCCGTCGAGGTCGCCTTCGCCCCGGCCGTGAAAGTGCGCGACGCGGTCCTCGAAGGCCCTCTCGACAAGGCCGGCGAGCGCATGACCCGCACCATCTTCGGGCTCTGGGAGAACCCGGTGACCCGCAAGCCGCTGCTCGCGATCGTCCGCTCGGCGGTGAACAACGAGGCCGCGGCCGCCGTCTTCCGCCGCCTGATCTCCACCCAGCTGCTGCGCCGCATCGCCGGGGAACTCGACGCCCCGGACGCCGAGCTGCGCGCCGAACTGGCGGCCGCGCAGCTCGTCGGGGTCGCGATGATGCGCTACGTCATCAAGATCGAACCGGTGGCCTCGGCAGACCTGGAGGAGATCATCGCGCGGGTGGCGCCGGTGGTGCAGGGGCATCTGACGAACCCCTGA
- a CDS encoding sugar phosphate isomerase/epimerase family protein, whose translation MAEPVVRIPDAKVALSTASVYPESTATAFEIAARLGYDGVEVMVWTDPVSQDIEALRRLSDYHRIPILAVHAPCLLITQRVWSTDPWVKLQRAQAAAEKLGASTVVVHPPFRWQRQYARDFVSGIWRMADETDVRFAVENMYPWRYRDREMLAYAPDWDVTKEDYRHFTIDLSHTATARSDAIQMIDRMGDRLGHVHLADGKGSGKDEHLVPGRGSQPCAELLERLALGGFDGHVVIEVNTRRAMSAAEREADLAEALAFTRLHLASAASTAQVRRP comes from the coding sequence ATGGCAGAGCCCGTCGTACGCATCCCGGATGCGAAGGTCGCCCTGTCGACGGCGTCCGTGTACCCGGAGTCGACCGCGACGGCCTTCGAGATCGCCGCCCGCCTCGGATACGACGGTGTCGAGGTGATGGTGTGGACCGACCCGGTCAGCCAGGACATCGAAGCCCTGCGCAGACTGAGCGACTACCACCGGATCCCGATCCTCGCGGTGCACGCCCCGTGCCTGCTCATCACGCAGCGCGTGTGGTCCACCGACCCCTGGGTCAAGCTCCAGCGCGCCCAGGCCGCCGCCGAGAAGCTCGGTGCGAGCACCGTCGTCGTGCACCCGCCGTTCCGCTGGCAGCGCCAGTACGCGCGCGACTTCGTCAGCGGGATCTGGCGCATGGCCGACGAGACGGACGTACGGTTCGCCGTCGAGAACATGTACCCCTGGCGTTACCGTGACCGCGAGATGCTCGCCTACGCCCCCGACTGGGACGTGACGAAGGAGGACTACCGTCACTTCACGATCGACCTCAGTCACACGGCCACGGCCCGCTCCGACGCGATCCAGATGATCGACCGCATGGGAGACCGCCTCGGCCACGTCCACCTCGCCGACGGCAAGGGCTCCGGCAAGGACGAGCACCTCGTCCCCGGCCGCGGCAGCCAGCCCTGCGCCGAGCTGCTGGAACGGCTCGCCCTCGGCGGCTTCGACGGCCATGTCGTCATCGAGGTCAACACCCGCCGCGCGATGTCGGCCGCCGAACGCGAGGCCGACCTCGCCGAGGCCCTGGCCTTCACCCGCCTCCATCTGGCCTCGGCGGCGTCGACGGCGCAGGTGCGCCGGCCGTGA
- a CDS encoding Ppx/GppA phosphatase family protein, translating into MRLGVLDVGSNTVHLLVVDAHPGARPLPAHSHKVELRLAQLLDEGGAIGPEGVDKLISVVREALQAAEDKGVEDLLPFATSAVREASNADDVLARVQTETGVELQVLAGAEEARLTFLAARRWFGWSAGKLLVLDIGGGSLEIAYGIDEEPDAAVSLPLGAGRLTAGWLPGDLPDPDAIRALRRHVRTEIARTVGEFSRFGAPDHVVATSKTFKQLARLAGAARSAEGLYVQRELKRESLEAWVPRLAGMTTDQRAELPGVSEGRANQLLAGALVAEAAMDLFGVETVEICPWALREGVILRRLDHMGSL; encoded by the coding sequence ATGAGACTCGGTGTCCTCGACGTGGGATCGAACACGGTGCATCTGCTGGTGGTGGACGCACACCCGGGCGCACGCCCCCTGCCCGCGCACTCGCACAAGGTGGAACTCCGCCTTGCCCAGCTCCTGGACGAGGGTGGAGCGATCGGCCCCGAGGGCGTCGACAAACTGATCTCGGTCGTCCGCGAGGCGCTTCAGGCCGCCGAGGACAAGGGTGTCGAGGACCTGCTGCCGTTCGCGACCTCCGCCGTGCGCGAGGCCAGCAACGCCGACGACGTCCTCGCGCGCGTGCAGACCGAGACCGGCGTTGAGCTCCAGGTCCTCGCCGGTGCCGAGGAGGCCCGCCTGACCTTCCTCGCCGCCCGCCGCTGGTTCGGCTGGTCCGCGGGCAAGCTCCTCGTCCTCGACATCGGCGGCGGCTCCCTGGAGATCGCCTACGGCATCGACGAGGAGCCCGACGCGGCCGTCTCGCTCCCGCTCGGCGCGGGCCGCCTCACCGCCGGCTGGCTCCCGGGCGATCTGCCCGACCCCGACGCGATCAGGGCCCTGCGCCGCCACGTCCGCACCGAGATCGCCCGCACGGTCGGCGAGTTCAGCCGTTTCGGCGCCCCCGACCACGTCGTCGCCACCTCCAAGACCTTCAAACAGCTCGCCCGCCTGGCCGGCGCCGCCCGCTCCGCCGAGGGCCTCTACGTCCAGCGCGAACTCAAGCGCGAGTCCCTGGAGGCCTGGGTCCCGCGCCTGGCCGGCATGACGACCGACCAGCGCGCGGAACTCCCCGGGGTCTCCGAGGGCCGCGCGAACCAGCTCCTCGCCGGCGCCCTGGTGGCGGAGGCCGCGATGGACCTGTTCGGCGTGGAAACGGTCGAGATATGCCCCTGGGCCCTCAGGGAAGGCGTAATCCTGCGCAGACTTGATCACATGGGCTCGCTGTAG
- the ilvD gene encoding dihydroxy-acid dehydratase, producing the protein MPELRSRTVTHGRNMAGARALMRASGVPGADIGRKPIIAVANSFTEFVPGHTHLQPVGRIVSEAIVEAGGIPREFNTIAVDDGIAMGHGGMLYSLPSRDLIADSVEYMVEAHCADALICISNCDKITPGMLNAALRLNIPTVFVSGGPMESGRATLVDGTVRTLDLVDAISDAVNDKISDEDILRIEENACPTCGSCSGMFTANSMNCLTEAIGLSLPGNGSVLATHTARKGLYQAAARTVMDVTRRYYEQDDETVLPRAIASVAAFENAMALDIAMGGSTNTILHLLAAAQEAGVPFGLEEINEVSRRVPCLAKVAPNVAKDRTYYMEDVHRAGGIPALLGELHRAGLLNEDVNSVHSPSLADWLKTWDVRGGSPSPEAVELWHAAPGCVRSAEAFSQSERWEALDDDAEGGCIRCAEHAYSKDGGLAVLKGNLAVDGCVVKTAGVDESIWTFEGPAVVCESQEEAVEKILNKQITHGDVVVIRYEGPKGGPGMQEMLYPTSFLKGRGLGKTCALITDGRFSGGTSGLSIGHASPEAASGGTIALVEDGDRIRIDIPNRTIELLVDDAELARREQALNGVYAPKNRERKVSAALRAYAAMATSADKGAVRDVSKLG; encoded by the coding sequence ATGCCCGAGCTGAGGTCCCGCACAGTCACCCACGGCCGCAACATGGCGGGCGCACGCGCCCTGATGCGCGCCTCCGGTGTACCCGGCGCGGACATCGGCCGCAAGCCGATCATCGCGGTCGCCAACAGCTTCACCGAGTTCGTCCCCGGCCACACCCACCTCCAGCCCGTCGGCCGGATCGTCAGCGAGGCGATCGTCGAGGCCGGCGGCATCCCGCGCGAGTTCAACACCATCGCCGTGGACGACGGCATCGCGATGGGCCACGGCGGCATGCTGTACTCGCTGCCCTCCCGCGACCTCATCGCGGACTCGGTGGAGTACATGGTCGAGGCCCACTGCGCCGACGCCCTGATCTGCATCTCCAACTGCGACAAGATCACCCCGGGCATGCTGAACGCGGCCCTGCGTCTGAACATCCCGACGGTCTTCGTCTCCGGCGGCCCGATGGAGTCCGGCCGCGCCACCCTGGTCGACGGCACCGTCCGCACGCTCGACCTGGTCGACGCGATCTCCGACGCGGTCAACGACAAGATCTCCGACGAGGACATCCTCCGTATCGAGGAGAACGCCTGCCCGACCTGCGGCTCGTGTTCCGGCATGTTCACCGCCAACTCGATGAACTGCCTGACCGAGGCCATCGGCCTCTCGCTGCCGGGCAACGGCTCGGTGCTGGCCACGCACACGGCCCGCAAGGGGCTCTACCAGGCGGCCGCGCGGACGGTCATGGACGTCACCCGCCGCTACTACGAGCAGGACGACGAGACGGTCCTGCCGCGCGCCATCGCCTCCGTCGCGGCCTTCGAGAACGCGATGGCCCTCGACATCGCGATGGGCGGCTCCACCAACACGATCCTGCACCTGCTGGCCGCGGCCCAGGAGGCGGGCGTCCCCTTCGGCCTGGAGGAGATCAACGAGGTCTCGCGCCGCGTGCCCTGCCTCGCCAAGGTCGCGCCGAACGTCGCCAAGGACCGCACGTACTACATGGAGGACGTGCACCGCGCCGGCGGCATCCCCGCCCTCCTGGGCGAGCTGCACCGCGCCGGCCTGCTGAACGAGGACGTGAACTCCGTCCACAGCCCGTCCCTGGCCGACTGGCTCAAGACCTGGGACGTCCGCGGCGGCTCGCCGTCCCCCGAGGCCGTCGAGCTGTGGCACGCGGCCCCGGGCTGCGTCCGCTCCGCCGAGGCATTCTCCCAGTCCGAGCGCTGGGAGGCCCTGGACGACGACGCCGAGGGCGGCTGCATCCGCTGCGCCGAGCACGCCTACTCCAAGGACGGCGGCCTGGCCGTCCTCAAGGGCAACCTCGCGGTCGACGGCTGCGTGGTCAAGACGGCCGGCGTCGACGAGTCGATCTGGACCTTCGAGGGCCCCGCGGTCGTCTGCGAGTCGCAGGAGGAGGCCGTCGAGAAGATCCTCAACAAACAGATCACCCACGGCGACGTCGTCGTCATCCGCTACGAGGGCCCCAAGGGCGGCCCCGGCATGCAGGAGATGCTCTACCCGACGTCCTTCCTCAAGGGCCGCGGCCTGGGCAAGACCTGCGCATTGATCACGGACGGCCGCTTCTCCGGCGGCACCTCGGGCCTGTCCATCGGCCACGCCTCCCCCGAGGCGGCCTCGGGCGGCACCATCGCGCTCGTGGAGGACGGCGACCGCATCCGCATCGACATCCCGAACCGCACCATCGAGCTCCTCGTGGACGACGCCGAGCTGGCCCGCCGCGAGCAGGCGCTGAACGGCGTGTACGCCCCGAAGAACCGCGAGCGCAAGGTCTCCGCGGCCCTGCGCGCCTACGCGGCGATGGCCACCAGCGCCGACAAGGGCGCCGTGCGGGATGTCTCCAAGCTGGGCTGA
- a CDS encoding GH92 family glycosyl hydrolase — protein sequence MHPPRFAVSRPRARRPLAVALALGATLCASVPAQAVAETPTATTTADLARYVNPFAGTKPGGPDFGTGGGAGNTFPGAVAPFGMVQWSPDTDRSQPGGYFYDDDKIRGFSLTHLSGAGCYGAQDLPFMPYSGQVTSSPATDPDHYLDGFSHDDEKASPGSYGVTLASGTKVELAATQRSGAGRFTYPEGDRAASLLVNVSGSIGGANDAQADISEDRRTISGYVASGKFCGGINRYRVYFSATFDRPFASVGTWHNDAVTPGDESVRGTARAKVDMDTADKATDATGTAEPDAPTGDTGGEKVENKSVSVSGPGSGAYVTFDTAKDRSVGVRVGLSYVSAEGAAANARAEQGSAGFDTVAARARAAWNERLNQVAVEGGTDAERTTFYTALYHSLIQPNVFSDVDGRYVGFDGRTHRTAAGHTQYANFSGWDIYRSEVQLLALLAPDVAGDIAQSMYHQAHQAGDVWDRWSVNNDFNGVMNGDPYHSILASVYAFGATGFDAEGALASMVKGATTVQKSNARYVERYGLADYQKLGYLPGDPSTTLEYTTADFGIAQLAGRLGDTSTRTGFMKRAQNWQNMFNPANDSLQPRLRDGSFLTPYDPADSSWWMEGNGAQYQWMVPYDLAGLFGAVGGDRAAVKRLDTYFTKLNAGPHEPYAFLGNEPSLNAPYAYAYAGAPYRTQDVVRRSLNTLYGPGPDGLVGNDDLGTMSAWYVWGALGMFPQVPGRAELVLASPLFPKITIHRDNGRTITVNAPGASADTYYVQSLKVNGSASGRAWLPESFVADGGTLDYTLGTAANTSWGSAAGDAPPSFREGERPYFTGVTPARVRVQPGDTSGKVTVGVRSLRDADSTLRWSAAPPGGLTVTPAGGEVAVPGVGGGDGTASFTVTAAEGSAGFFTVPVSLKDSSGAVVAKASVAVTVAPRGSVAWYLDNNGVSADDNDPSGDFDGGGGSYSAKALADQKLTPGATVDAGGFSFTWPKVGPGAPDNIVVGGGEQVLDVPGGATKLAILGSASNGPSTGTLTLTFTDGSTQQATVGFSDWTLGGGAQKPSYGNVVAARTAYRLYSGSTDDVDTYVFATAPIAVPAGKRLASVTLPSSTSGGRMHVFGLATA from the coding sequence ATGCACCCCCCACGCTTCGCCGTCTCGCGCCCGCGCGCGAGACGTCCTCTCGCCGTCGCGCTGGCCCTCGGGGCCACCCTCTGCGCGTCCGTGCCCGCCCAGGCCGTCGCCGAGACCCCCACGGCCACCACCACCGCCGACCTCGCCCGGTACGTGAACCCCTTCGCCGGCACCAAGCCCGGCGGCCCCGACTTCGGTACCGGCGGCGGCGCGGGCAACACGTTCCCGGGCGCCGTCGCCCCGTTCGGGATGGTCCAGTGGAGCCCGGACACCGACCGTTCCCAGCCCGGCGGTTACTTCTACGACGACGACAAGATCCGCGGCTTCAGCCTGACCCACCTCTCCGGCGCCGGCTGCTACGGCGCCCAGGACCTGCCCTTCATGCCGTACTCCGGGCAGGTCACCTCCTCCCCCGCCACCGACCCCGACCACTACCTGGACGGCTTCTCGCACGACGACGAGAAGGCCTCCCCGGGCTCCTACGGCGTCACGCTCGCCTCCGGCACGAAGGTCGAACTGGCCGCCACCCAGCGCTCGGGCGCCGGACGGTTCACCTACCCGGAGGGCGACAGGGCCGCCTCGCTGCTGGTGAACGTCTCCGGGTCGATCGGCGGCGCCAACGACGCGCAGGCCGACATCAGCGAGGACCGCCGCACGATCAGCGGCTATGTGGCGAGCGGCAAGTTCTGCGGCGGCATCAACCGCTACCGCGTCTACTTCTCGGCGACCTTCGACCGCCCCTTCGCCTCCGTCGGCACCTGGCACAACGACGCCGTCACCCCGGGCGACGAGAGCGTGCGCGGCACCGCGCGCGCCAAGGTCGACATGGATACGGCGGACAAGGCGACCGACGCGACGGGGACGGCCGAGCCCGACGCCCCGACGGGCGACACGGGCGGCGAGAAGGTCGAGAACAAGTCCGTCAGCGTCTCCGGACCCGGCTCCGGCGCCTACGTCACGTTCGACACCGCCAAGGACCGCTCGGTCGGCGTCAGGGTCGGACTGTCGTACGTCAGCGCCGAGGGCGCCGCCGCCAACGCGAGGGCCGAGCAGGGCTCCGCCGGCTTCGACACCGTGGCCGCACGCGCGCGTGCCGCGTGGAACGAGCGGCTGAACCAGGTCGCCGTCGAGGGCGGCACCGACGCTGAGCGGACCACCTTCTACACGGCTCTGTACCACTCGCTGATCCAGCCGAACGTCTTCAGCGACGTCGACGGCCGGTACGTCGGCTTCGACGGGCGCACGCACAGAACGGCCGCCGGGCACACCCAGTACGCCAACTTCTCCGGCTGGGACATCTACCGCTCCGAAGTGCAGCTGTTGGCGCTGCTCGCGCCCGATGTGGCCGGCGACATCGCGCAGTCGATGTACCACCAGGCCCACCAGGCGGGCGACGTGTGGGACCGCTGGTCGGTGAACAACGACTTCAACGGCGTCATGAACGGCGACCCCTACCACTCGATCCTGGCGAGCGTGTACGCCTTCGGGGCCACCGGTTTCGACGCCGAGGGCGCACTGGCCTCCATGGTGAAGGGCGCGACGACCGTCCAGAAATCCAACGCGCGCTATGTGGAGCGGTACGGCCTCGCCGACTACCAGAAGCTCGGCTACCTCCCGGGCGACCCGTCCACGACCCTTGAGTACACGACCGCCGACTTCGGCATCGCGCAGCTCGCGGGGCGGCTCGGGGACACCTCCACGCGGACCGGGTTCATGAAGCGGGCGCAGAACTGGCAGAACATGTTCAACCCCGCCAACGACTCCCTCCAGCCGCGCCTGCGCGACGGCTCCTTCCTGACGCCGTACGACCCGGCCGACTCCAGTTGGTGGATGGAGGGCAACGGCGCCCAGTACCAGTGGATGGTGCCGTACGACCTCGCCGGGCTCTTCGGCGCGGTGGGCGGTGACCGGGCCGCCGTGAAGCGGCTGGACACCTACTTCACCAAGCTGAACGCCGGCCCGCACGAGCCGTACGCCTTCCTGGGCAACGAGCCGTCCCTGAACGCCCCGTACGCGTACGCCTACGCGGGCGCCCCGTACCGCACCCAGGACGTCGTACGGCGCTCCCTGAACACCCTCTACGGGCCCGGTCCCGACGGCCTGGTGGGCAACGACGACCTGGGCACGATGTCCGCCTGGTACGTGTGGGGCGCGCTGGGGATGTTCCCGCAGGTGCCCGGCCGGGCCGAACTGGTGCTGGCGAGCCCGCTGTTCCCGAAGATCACCATCCACCGGGACAACGGCAGGACGATCACCGTGAACGCGCCGGGCGCGTCCGCGGACACGTACTACGTCCAGTCGCTGAAGGTGAACGGCTCGGCGAGCGGGCGTGCCTGGCTGCCGGAGTCCTTCGTCGCCGACGGGGGCACCTTGGACTACACGCTGGGCACCGCGGCGAACACGTCCTGGGGCAGTGCGGCGGGTGACGCGCCGCCGTCGTTCCGGGAGGGCGAGCGGCCGTACTTCACCGGCGTGACGCCCGCACGCGTACGCGTGCAGCCCGGCGACACCTCCGGGAAGGTGACCGTCGGCGTGCGGTCACTGCGGGACGCGGACAGCACTCTGCGGTGGTCCGCCGCGCCGCCGGGGGGGCTGACGGTCACTCCGGCGGGGGGCGAGGTCGCCGTGCCCGGGGTGGGCGGCGGTGACGGTACCGCCTCGTTCACGGTGACGGCCGCGGAGGGCTCGGCCGGGTTCTTCACGGTTCCCGTGTCCCTGAAGGACTCCTCGGGCGCGGTCGTCGCGAAGGCGTCCGTCGCCGTCACCGTCGCCCCGCGCGGGAGCGTGGCGTGGTACCTCGACAACAACGGGGTCTCCGCGGACGACAATGATCCGAGCGGTGACTTCGACGGGGGTGGCGGCAGCTACTCGGCGAAGGCCCTGGCCGATCAGAAGCTCACGCCCGGTGCGACGGTGGACGCCGGGGGCTTCTCGTTCACCTGGCCGAAGGTGGGGCCCGGGGCCCCGGACAACATCGTCGTCGGCGGTGGTGAGCAGGTCCTCGACGTGCCCGGCGGGGCCACGAAGCTCGCGATTCTGGGGAGTGCGAGCAACGGCCCGAGCACGGGCACGCTCACGCTGACGTTCACCGACGGGAGCACGCAGCAGGCGACGGTCGGGTTCAGTGACTGGACGCTGGGCGGGGGCGCGCAGAAGCCGTCGTACGGGAACGTGGTGGCCGCTCGTACCGCGTACCGGCTGTACTCCGGGAGTACGGACGATGTGGACACCTATGTGTTCGCCACCGCGCCGATCGCCGTGCCGGCGGGGAAGCGGCTGGCGAGCGTGACGCTGCCTTCGAGTACGAGCGGTGGACGGATGCACGTGTTCGGGCTCGCCACCGCCTGA